In a single window of the Streptomyces sp. 846.5 genome:
- a CDS encoding ATP-dependent DNA ligase, translating to MSAAAARAGAAAAGWVAPMLAGEGPVPADTGAWAAEVKWDGMRVIVGVDARGTVRAYARSGADATARYPELQSLGCLAAEGPLVLDAEVVALDPATGTPSFERLQQRMTLSQQDRIDSARVRTPVALMAFDILRHRGVAVTGRSYLERRRLLDRLDLPADGSVAAPPAWIGDVRSGIEWTREHGMEGVILKRLASVYQSGRRSQDWIKVKFRPTADVLIGGWLADERGEPRSLLVGAPERDGLRYLGSVGSGLSAAQRRLLLPLLTEAAAEQSPFTAGLDLPRMALPPADVHWVRPLLRGEVQYTEVTDGGSLRQPAWKGLRGLAGE from the coding sequence ATGAGTGCGGCGGCGGCACGGGCGGGGGCAGCGGCGGCGGGCTGGGTCGCGCCGATGCTGGCCGGTGAGGGTCCGGTCCCCGCGGACACCGGTGCCTGGGCCGCGGAGGTGAAGTGGGACGGCATGCGCGTCATCGTCGGCGTCGACGCCCGGGGCACGGTCCGGGCCTACGCCCGGTCCGGCGCCGACGCCACCGCACGCTACCCCGAACTCCAGTCGCTCGGCTGCCTCGCGGCCGAGGGTCCGCTGGTCCTGGACGCGGAGGTGGTGGCCCTGGATCCGGCCACCGGAACCCCGTCCTTCGAACGGCTGCAGCAGCGGATGACGCTGAGTCAGCAGGACCGGATCGACAGCGCCCGGGTACGGACCCCGGTGGCGCTGATGGCCTTCGACATACTGCGGCACCGTGGCGTGGCGGTGACCGGTCGCAGCTACCTGGAGCGGCGCCGGCTGCTGGACCGGCTGGACCTGCCGGCGGACGGGTCGGTCGCCGCGCCGCCCGCATGGATCGGCGACGTACGGTCCGGCATCGAGTGGACCCGGGAGCACGGGATGGAGGGCGTCATCCTCAAGCGCCTGGCCTCCGTCTACCAGTCCGGCCGGCGGTCCCAGGACTGGATCAAGGTGAAGTTTCGGCCCACGGCGGACGTGCTGATCGGCGGCTGGCTGGCCGACGAGCGCGGCGAACCGCGCTCCCTGCTGGTTGGCGCGCCGGAGCGGGACGGGCTGCGCTACCTCGGCTCCGTCGGCTCCGGACTTTCCGCCGCCCAGCGCAGGCTGCTGCTGCCGCTGCTCACCGAGGCCGCAGCCGAGCAGTCGCCCTTCACGGCGGGTTTGGACCTGCCCCGGATGGCGCTCCCTCCGGCCGACGTCCACTGGGTCCGGCCGCTGCTCCGGGGCGAGGTCCAGTACACCGAGGTCACCGACGGCGGCAGCCTGCGGCAGCCGGCCTGGAAGGGGCTGCGCGGCCTCGCGGGCGAATAG
- a CDS encoding polyprenol monophosphomannose synthase, with protein MSISDLPISLDPPFTVLIPTFNEQENIPELLRRLVDALPVDGRSPAPELLFVDDSTDRTPQLLREAAAGCPLSIKVLHRDVAEGGLGGAVVAGMRQAVGEWVVVMDADLQHPPALLPELVEAGRRQQADLVVASRYAAGGSRDGLAGGYRMAVSGVSTLLTKGLFARELRGVSDPMSGFFAIRRSAVNTSELRPLGYKILLELAVRSRLRKVAEVPYTFGERYAGTSKSTVREGIRFLRHLLTLRLSTPAGRALAFGLIGLSGVLPNLGLLHLLIRAGMHYLPAEVVANQGALLWNLSLLEATLFRDRRHRHWASRTGRFWLLGNADLLLRIPLLALLVSGLGMQVIVATALTLIASFAARFLIAERMIYLPRRAAPGSVVAGLGAQPVPVPAASVE; from the coding sequence ATGTCGATCTCCGACCTGCCGATTTCCCTGGATCCGCCGTTCACCGTGCTCATCCCGACCTTCAACGAGCAGGAGAACATCCCCGAGCTGCTCCGCCGGCTCGTCGACGCGCTCCCCGTCGACGGCCGGTCGCCCGCGCCGGAGTTGCTCTTCGTCGACGACAGCACCGATCGGACGCCGCAGCTCCTCCGCGAGGCCGCGGCCGGCTGCCCGCTGTCGATCAAGGTGCTGCACCGGGATGTCGCCGAGGGCGGCCTCGGGGGCGCGGTCGTCGCCGGGATGCGGCAGGCCGTCGGCGAATGGGTGGTGGTCATGGACGCCGACCTCCAGCACCCGCCCGCGCTGCTCCCCGAACTCGTCGAGGCCGGCCGCAGGCAGCAGGCCGACCTGGTGGTCGCCAGCCGCTATGCGGCCGGAGGCAGCAGGGACGGCCTGGCCGGCGGCTACCGGATGGCGGTCTCCGGCGTGTCCACGCTGCTCACCAAGGGCCTCTTCGCACGGGAACTGCGGGGCGTCAGCGACCCGATGAGCGGGTTCTTCGCGATCCGGCGGTCCGCGGTGAACACCTCCGAGCTGCGCCCGCTCGGCTACAAGATCCTGCTGGAGCTCGCGGTGCGCTCCCGTCTCCGCAAGGTCGCCGAGGTGCCCTACACCTTCGGGGAGCGCTACGCCGGCACGTCCAAGTCCACGGTCAGGGAGGGGATACGCTTCCTCCGCCATCTGCTGACCCTGCGTCTGTCCACGCCGGCCGGACGCGCCCTGGCCTTCGGCCTGATCGGGCTGTCCGGCGTGCTGCCCAACCTCGGGCTGCTGCATCTGCTGATCCGCGCCGGAATGCACTATCTCCCGGCCGAGGTCGTCGCCAACCAGGGTGCCCTGTTATGGAATCTGAGCCTGCTGGAGGCCACTCTCTTCCGCGACCGGAGGCACCGTCACTGGGCCAGTCGCACCGGTCGGTTCTGGCTGCTCGGCAACGCCGACCTGCTGCTGCGCATCCCCCTGCTGGCCCTGCTGGTCAGCGGTCTCGGCATGCAGGTGATCGTGGCGACGGCCCTCACGCTGATCGCCTCCTTCGCGGCGCGATTCCTGATCGCCGAGCGAATGATCTACCTCCCGCGCCGCGCTGCGCCCGGCTCCGTGGTGGCCGGGCTCGGCGCGCAGCCGGTCCCGGTGCCGGCCGCCTCCGTCGAGTGA
- a CDS encoding helix-turn-helix domain-containing protein → MCPSREVLEHVTSRWGVLVLAALSERTYRFSELRRRVDGVSEKMLAQTLQTLERDGFVLRRAFPVIPPHVEYSLTALGAEAAELVVQLAAWAQRRVPDVMAAREAAAEGQAS, encoded by the coding sequence ATGTGTCCGTCGCGCGAGGTGCTGGAGCATGTCACCAGCCGCTGGGGGGTGCTGGTGCTGGCGGCCCTCAGCGAGCGCACCTACCGCTTCAGCGAGCTGCGCCGCCGGGTCGACGGGGTCAGCGAGAAGATGCTGGCGCAGACCCTGCAGACGCTGGAGCGGGACGGCTTCGTGCTGCGCCGGGCGTTCCCGGTGATCCCACCGCATGTGGAGTACAGCCTGACCGCGCTCGGCGCCGAGGCCGCCGAGCTGGTGGTCCAGCTGGCCGCGTGGGCCCAGCGCCGGGTGCCGGACGTCATGGCCGCCCGGGAGGCCGCGGCCGAGGGACAGGCCTCGTAG
- a CDS encoding choice-of-anchor D domain-containing protein: protein MSGSMTRAKRRLTSAALSFALTALSLLAASAPVAHADVTTISQDTYRTGWDRNEPGLTPAQVTSSDFGQQFSTAVDGQVYATPVVVGSTVVVATETNHVYGVDPATGAIRWTDAYGAPWPASGVTTPGATWSCGDLAPYIGITSTPVYDSASGYVYLTSKEDGGTYHQAPVWKMHAIDPATGAEKAGFPVVIGGSPSNDSSSVFNPVDQGQRPGLLLLNGVVYAGFGSVCDHGNWRGYVAGVSTAGVQTALWVDETGTANKGGGIWASGGGLVADSSGHIEFSTGNGVSPPVGVGTSPPASMSESVISLAVGSNGSLSATDFFSPSDATTLDQNDRDLGSGGVMAIPDAYGTTSVPHLAVTEGKDGRIFLLNRDNLGGHSQGTGGTDAIVQTLGPYQGCYCHPAFWGGGTGYVYYSGNGGPLQAFKLGADGSGNPALALVGQGTVNFGYLAEGSPVVTSTGTTAGSAVVWVERSADMYGNSGTLYAYNGTPNADGSLTLLWSGPIGVSSKFVTPATNNGRVYIGTRDGHLLAFGRPAASVLTGSPVDLGKVNVGAQATGTLTVTATKALNITGISTATPFAVTAPTLPHAMAAGDTLAIPVSYSPTAAGASSGIVTITTDVGTIGFSLSGTGLKAGFSTAPSTVTITNQPTSVPVSTSVQFTNTGTGSETISANSALTAPWSVTGAPAVGTVVAPGGSFIENVTYSPTVAGSSAETLSVTSTSGTFSVPLSGTAVTGQGHLTISPTSLAFGSVPVGTTSAPLSFTVTNDGNIPVTLNKAKAPVGVFSSTNAIPEGQVLGAGQSVAVPVVFTPATAGAASDSYEITGNTGQGDMYVQLTGSGVTSLPAPPTGWTANGSATLASGSIQLTAATASQTGSAFYGTAVATDGLTASFTAQQNGGTGGDGMAFAMVDSTKGTATGTGVNGGGMGFSGLPGLAVVLSSSWNGQTGMGNFVGIAAGPNTGKDNLTYLAYAAVPTSLRTGTHPVTVTVAGGHVKVTVDGTQLLDYVPAAGVIPSNAYVGFTGSTGASTDIHAVSGITITPPAAQTGPQPLTPTPSVVAFGSQTLGTTGTQSVTLVNDGTAVETVSAVTAPTAPFGATLPAVGTTVAVGASVTVPVTFAPTLAGAQNSSFAVTTTSGTVTVSLTGTGQPVTTGGTLPGFTDSTWHLNGVAADNAGVVALTTDGMKSAKGSIVNSKAVSPIGLHASFTEQISGTSAAQGDGLTLSLLDASSSTTSALGHNGSGLGATGLNAVVTGLCTFANFGSGSAPVVGVATASASTTTFNTLGYTKSVPALQGATHLVDITVTAASHLVVKIDGNQVLDVAATLPSKVLVAFTAATGASTDTFAVSAPTISYTS from the coding sequence ATGTCCGGTTCGATGACCCGCGCCAAGAGACGTCTGACGTCCGCCGCGCTCAGCTTTGCACTTACGGCGCTCAGCCTTCTCGCGGCGAGCGCGCCTGTCGCGCACGCCGACGTGACCACCATCTCCCAGGACACCTATCGCACCGGCTGGGACCGGAACGAGCCGGGACTCACGCCCGCACAGGTGACCTCGTCCGATTTCGGCCAGCAGTTCTCCACGGCCGTCGACGGCCAGGTCTATGCCACGCCCGTCGTCGTGGGCAGCACCGTGGTCGTGGCGACGGAGACCAACCACGTCTACGGGGTCGACCCGGCGACCGGTGCCATCAGGTGGACCGATGCCTACGGCGCCCCCTGGCCCGCGTCCGGGGTGACCACCCCCGGTGCGACCTGGTCCTGCGGCGACCTCGCCCCGTACATCGGGATCACCTCAACTCCGGTGTACGACTCGGCCTCCGGCTATGTGTACCTGACCTCCAAGGAGGACGGCGGCACCTACCACCAGGCCCCGGTCTGGAAGATGCACGCGATCGACCCGGCTACCGGGGCCGAGAAGGCCGGCTTCCCGGTCGTCATCGGTGGTTCACCGTCCAATGACTCCTCGTCGGTCTTCAATCCGGTGGACCAGGGCCAGAGGCCGGGTCTGCTGCTGCTGAACGGCGTGGTGTACGCCGGCTTCGGCTCGGTCTGCGACCACGGCAACTGGCGCGGCTACGTCGCCGGCGTCTCCACCGCGGGTGTGCAGACCGCGCTGTGGGTCGACGAGACCGGTACGGCCAACAAGGGCGGCGGCATCTGGGCGTCCGGCGGCGGTCTGGTCGCCGACAGTTCCGGGCACATCGAGTTCTCCACCGGCAACGGCGTCTCCCCGCCGGTCGGCGTCGGCACCTCGCCGCCCGCCAGCATGTCGGAGTCGGTGATCAGCCTCGCGGTCGGATCGAACGGCTCGCTGTCCGCCACGGACTTCTTCAGCCCCTCCGACGCGACGACCCTCGACCAGAACGACCGCGACCTGGGCTCCGGCGGTGTGATGGCGATACCCGACGCGTACGGCACCACGTCGGTGCCGCACCTCGCCGTCACCGAGGGCAAGGACGGCCGGATCTTCCTGCTCAACCGCGACAACCTCGGCGGCCACTCCCAGGGTACGGGCGGCACCGACGCCATCGTCCAGACCCTCGGCCCGTACCAGGGCTGCTACTGCCACCCGGCGTTCTGGGGCGGCGGTACCGGGTACGTCTACTACTCCGGCAACGGCGGTCCGCTGCAGGCGTTCAAGCTCGGCGCCGACGGCTCCGGGAACCCCGCGCTGGCACTGGTCGGGCAGGGCACCGTCAACTTCGGCTACCTCGCCGAGGGCTCTCCTGTGGTCACCTCCACCGGTACCACCGCCGGGAGCGCCGTCGTCTGGGTGGAGCGCTCGGCCGACATGTACGGGAACAGCGGAACGCTGTACGCCTACAACGGCACGCCCAACGCCGACGGTTCGCTGACACTGCTGTGGTCCGGGCCGATCGGCGTCTCCTCCAAGTTCGTCACTCCGGCGACCAACAACGGCCGCGTCTACATCGGAACCCGGGACGGCCACCTGCTCGCCTTCGGGCGACCGGCCGCCTCCGTGCTCACCGGTTCCCCCGTCGACCTCGGCAAGGTGAACGTCGGCGCCCAGGCCACCGGGACGCTCACAGTGACCGCGACCAAGGCGCTGAACATCACCGGCATCAGCACGGCCACGCCGTTCGCCGTCACCGCCCCGACACTGCCGCACGCGATGGCGGCGGGCGACACCCTGGCGATCCCGGTCAGCTACTCGCCCACCGCCGCAGGCGCGTCCAGCGGCATCGTCACCATCACCACCGACGTCGGCACCATCGGGTTCTCGCTCTCGGGCACCGGCCTGAAGGCCGGGTTCTCCACCGCGCCGAGCACCGTGACCATCACCAACCAGCCCACCAGCGTGCCGGTCTCGACCAGCGTCCAGTTCACCAACACCGGCACCGGCAGCGAGACCATCAGCGCGAACAGCGCGCTCACCGCGCCCTGGAGCGTCACCGGCGCGCCCGCCGTGGGTACCGTGGTCGCCCCCGGCGGCTCCTTCATCGAGAACGTCACCTACAGCCCGACCGTGGCGGGTTCGAGTGCGGAGACGCTCTCGGTCACCTCCACCTCGGGCACCTTCTCCGTCCCGCTCAGTGGTACGGCGGTCACCGGTCAGGGCCATCTGACGATCAGTCCGACCAGCCTCGCCTTCGGCTCGGTCCCGGTCGGCACCACCTCGGCGCCGCTGAGCTTCACCGTGACCAATGACGGCAACATCCCGGTGACGCTCAACAAGGCCAAGGCCCCGGTCGGCGTCTTCAGCTCCACCAACGCCATCCCCGAGGGCCAAGTTCTCGGTGCGGGCCAGTCGGTGGCCGTCCCGGTGGTGTTCACGCCGGCGACCGCAGGCGCGGCCTCGGACAGCTACGAGATCACCGGCAACACCGGCCAGGGCGACATGTACGTCCAGCTGACCGGCTCCGGAGTCACCAGTCTTCCCGCGCCCCCGACCGGCTGGACGGCCAACGGCTCCGCCACGCTGGCCAGCGGCTCCATCCAGCTCACCGCCGCGACCGCGTCGCAGACCGGGTCCGCCTTCTACGGCACCGCGGTCGCCACCGACGGCCTGACCGCCAGCTTCACCGCCCAGCAGAACGGCGGCACCGGCGGTGACGGCATGGCCTTCGCCATGGTCGACTCGACCAAGGGCACCGCCACCGGCACCGGGGTCAACGGCGGCGGCATGGGCTTCTCCGGGCTGCCGGGACTCGCGGTCGTCCTCTCCAGCAGTTGGAACGGGCAGACCGGGATGGGCAACTTCGTCGGCATCGCCGCAGGCCCCAACACCGGCAAGGACAATCTGACCTACCTCGCCTACGCGGCCGTGCCGACCTCGTTGCGAACCGGTACCCACCCGGTGACGGTCACCGTCGCCGGCGGGCACGTCAAGGTGACCGTCGACGGGACCCAACTGCTCGACTACGTCCCGGCCGCCGGGGTGATCCCGTCCAACGCGTACGTCGGCTTCACCGGCTCGACCGGCGCGAGCACGGACATCCACGCGGTCAGCGGGATCACCATCACCCCGCCGGCCGCCCAGACCGGTCCGCAGCCGCTCACGCCGACGCCGAGCGTCGTCGCCTTCGGTTCACAGACCCTGGGCACCACCGGCACGCAGTCGGTGACGCTGGTCAATGACGGCACCGCCGTCGAGACCGTCTCGGCCGTCACCGCACCGACCGCGCCGTTCGGCGCGACCCTTCCCGCCGTCGGGACCACGGTCGCCGTCGGAGCGAGCGTCACCGTTCCGGTGACCTTCGCACCGACGCTGGCGGGGGCCCAGAACAGCAGCTTCGCCGTCACCACCACCAGCGGGACGGTCACGGTCTCCCTGACCGGTACCGGCCAGCCGGTGACGACCGGCGGCACGCTGCCCGGCTTCACCGACTCCACCTGGCACCTCAACGGTGTCGCGGCCGACAACGCCGGTGTGGTCGCGCTGACCACCGACGGGATGAAGTCCGCGAAGGGCTCCATCGTCAACAGCAAGGCTGTGTCACCGATCGGGCTGCATGCCAGCTTCACCGAGCAGATCAGCGGCACCAGCGCCGCGCAGGGCGACGGTCTGACGCTCTCGCTGCTGGACGCGTCCAGCAGTACCACGAGCGCACTGGGCCACAACGGCAGCGGGCTGGGCGCCACCGGCCTGAACGCCGTCGTCACCGGGCTGTGCACGTTCGCCAACTTCGGGTCCGGCAGCGCACCCGTGGTCGGAGTCGCCACTGCCAGTGCGAGCACCACCACGTTCAACACCCTGGGGTACACCAAGTCGGTTCCGGCCCTGCAGGGGGCCACGCACCTGGTCGACATCACCGTCACCGCGGCGAGCCACCTCGTGGTGAAGATCGACGGGAACCAGGTACTGGACGTCGCGGCGACCCTGCCGAGCAAGGTCCTGGTCGCCTTCACCGCGGCGACCGGGGCGTCGACCGACACCTTCGCGGTCTCCGCACCGACGATCAGCTACACCTCCTGA
- a CDS encoding glycosyltransferase: protein MVSIVIVFCSTALFGVAVSTLWWMLHAWRTPETLASTRFTDPDGAGALSFSLLVPARHEQEVLERTVLRLLESSHRDYEVIVIVGHDDPDTAEVAHRLAAAHPGLVSVVTDTHEKKNKPKALNSALPYCRGEVVGVFDAEDQVHPELLAHVDHAFRDTEADVVQGGVQLINFHSSWYSLRNCLEYFFWFRSRLHLHAEKGFIPLGGNTVFVRTPLLRANDGWDPNCLAEDCDLGVRLSSQGARVVVAYDSQMVTREETPGSITALLKQRTRWNQGFLQVYRKKDWKRLPNLRQRMLARYTLVTPFMQALSGVMIVIGIAVAFFAHVSIVVALISFSPVIPMTATAAFEAVGLHDFGQQYGLPVRFPDYVKLIVGSPFYQLILTAAALRAVWREFRGESDWELTQHVGAHLIEAETVS, encoded by the coding sequence ATGGTTTCCATAGTCATCGTGTTCTGTTCGACGGCGTTGTTCGGAGTGGCTGTCTCCACCTTGTGGTGGATGCTGCACGCCTGGCGCACGCCCGAGACGCTCGCGTCCACCCGCTTCACCGACCCGGACGGCGCCGGAGCGCTGTCCTTCTCGTTACTGGTTCCGGCCCGCCACGAGCAGGAAGTCCTCGAACGCACCGTGCTCCGCCTACTGGAGTCCAGCCACCGCGACTACGAGGTGATCGTCATCGTCGGCCACGACGACCCCGACACCGCCGAGGTCGCGCACCGGCTGGCCGCGGCCCATCCCGGGCTCGTCTCGGTCGTCACCGACACCCACGAGAAGAAGAACAAGCCCAAGGCCCTCAACTCCGCGCTGCCGTACTGCCGGGGCGAGGTCGTGGGCGTCTTCGACGCCGAGGACCAGGTCCACCCCGAACTGCTCGCCCACGTCGACCACGCCTTCAGGGACACCGAGGCCGACGTCGTCCAGGGCGGCGTCCAGCTGATCAACTTCCACTCCAGCTGGTACAGCCTGCGCAACTGCCTGGAGTACTTCTTCTGGTTCCGCAGCCGGCTGCACCTGCACGCGGAGAAGGGCTTCATCCCGCTCGGCGGCAACACCGTCTTCGTCCGCACCCCGCTGCTGCGCGCGAACGACGGCTGGGACCCCAACTGCCTGGCCGAGGACTGCGACCTGGGCGTCCGGCTGTCCAGCCAGGGCGCGAGGGTCGTCGTCGCCTACGACTCGCAGATGGTGACCCGGGAGGAGACCCCCGGCTCCATCACCGCGCTGCTGAAGCAACGCACCCGGTGGAACCAGGGCTTCCTGCAGGTCTACCGCAAGAAGGACTGGAAACGGCTGCCCAACCTGCGGCAGCGGATGCTGGCCCGCTACACCCTGGTCACCCCGTTCATGCAGGCACTCTCGGGCGTCATGATCGTCATCGGGATCGCGGTCGCCTTCTTCGCCCATGTGTCGATCGTGGTGGCGCTGATCTCCTTCAGCCCGGTGATCCCGATGACCGCCACCGCCGCCTTCGAGGCAGTCGGTCTGCACGACTTCGGACAGCAGTACGGCCTGCCGGTGAGGTTCCCGGACTACGTGAAGCTGATCGTCGGCAGTCCCTTCTACCAGCTCATCCTCACCGCCGCAGCGCTGCGCGCGGTGTGGCGGGAGTTCCGCGGCGAGAGCGACTGGGAGCTGACCCAGCACGTCGGCGCCCACCTGATCGAGGCCGAGACCGTGTCCTGA
- the ligD gene encoding non-homologous end-joining DNA ligase, which yields MPTERTVVQVDGRRLSLSHLEKPLYPVSGFTKAAVLSYYEQVAPVMLPHLQGRPASFVRCPGGVEGERFWAKRVPPGAPGWISDLEVELRTGPARQVVVADLATLIWAANLDTIEFHVPQWRDAPELHDRLIVDLDPGEGADMLHCCAAALAVRTVLAEDGLGTWAKTSGSKGLHLTVPLIPAPAVAVNAYAKRLAQRLKAQYPQLIVSRMGKELRRDRVLLDWSQNASAKTTVAAYSLRAFEEPTVSTPVSWEEIADCRDPEELSFTADELPDRLGRLGDLQAPLLDPSAARGLPG from the coding sequence ATGCCGACGGAACGCACGGTGGTGCAGGTGGACGGCCGCAGGCTGTCGCTGTCCCATCTGGAGAAACCGCTCTACCCGGTGAGCGGCTTCACCAAGGCGGCCGTGCTGAGCTACTACGAGCAGGTGGCGCCGGTGATGCTGCCGCACCTCCAGGGGCGCCCGGCCAGTTTTGTGCGCTGTCCCGGCGGGGTGGAAGGGGAGCGGTTCTGGGCCAAACGGGTGCCGCCGGGGGCTCCGGGCTGGATCTCCGACCTGGAGGTCGAACTCCGCACCGGCCCGGCCCGCCAGGTGGTGGTCGCCGACCTGGCCACGCTGATCTGGGCGGCCAACCTGGACACCATCGAGTTCCACGTGCCGCAGTGGCGGGACGCCCCGGAGCTGCACGACCGGCTGATCGTCGACCTGGACCCGGGCGAGGGCGCCGACATGCTGCACTGCTGCGCCGCCGCCCTGGCGGTGCGGACCGTCCTAGCCGAGGACGGGCTGGGCACCTGGGCCAAGACCTCCGGCTCCAAGGGGCTGCACCTGACGGTCCCGTTGATCCCGGCGCCCGCCGTGGCGGTGAACGCCTACGCCAAGCGGCTGGCCCAACGGCTGAAGGCGCAGTACCCGCAGCTGATCGTCAGCCGGATGGGCAAGGAGCTGCGGCGGGACCGGGTGCTGCTGGACTGGTCCCAGAACGCCTCCGCGAAGACCACCGTCGCCGCCTACTCGCTGCGGGCCTTCGAGGAGCCGACCGTGTCGACGCCGGTGAGCTGGGAGGAGATCGCGGACTGCCGCGACCCCGAGGAGCTGTCGTTCACCGCGGACGAGCTCCCGGACCGGCTCGGGCGGCTCGGCGACCTCCAGGCGCCGCTGCTGGACCCCTCGGCCGCCCGGGGGCTGCCCGGATGA
- a CDS encoding HutD family protein, translating into MAGVTVLRAAEREASPWKNGGGVTREVAAHPEGSGVDGFHWRVSLADVAQGGSFSVFPGVDRVITVVRGAGMVLTVDGVEHRMDERYRPFAFPGGVGTDCRLLEGPLLDFNVMTRRDRASVRVDIVAGRTALSGPDTLAVVLDGTARLEGDGTELGALDAVRLTGAATDVLDVLGTAAVLVFSTVSDRAVR; encoded by the coding sequence ATGGCGGGTGTGACGGTGCTGCGGGCGGCGGAGCGGGAGGCCTCGCCGTGGAAGAACGGCGGCGGGGTCACCCGGGAGGTGGCGGCGCATCCGGAGGGCTCTGGGGTGGACGGCTTCCACTGGCGGGTCAGCCTGGCCGATGTCGCGCAGGGCGGGTCGTTCTCGGTGTTCCCCGGGGTGGACCGGGTGATCACCGTGGTCCGGGGCGCCGGGATGGTGCTGACCGTCGACGGCGTCGAGCACCGGATGGACGAGCGCTACCGTCCGTTCGCCTTCCCCGGGGGCGTCGGAACGGACTGCCGTCTGCTCGAAGGCCCGCTGCTGGACTTCAATGTGATGACCCGTCGGGACCGGGCCTCGGTGCGGGTGGACATCGTGGCCGGGCGGACCGCGCTGAGCGGGCCGGACACCCTCGCCGTCGTCCTGGACGGCACGGCGCGGCTGGAGGGGGACGGCACCGAGCTCGGGGCGCTGGACGCGGTCCGTCTCACCGGCGCGGCCACGGACGTCCTGGACGTGCTTGGCACGGCGGCGGTGCTGGTCTTCTCGACGGTCAGCGACCGAGCAGTCCGATGA
- a CDS encoding SDR family oxidoreductase — protein MMIVVTGATGLLGRLVVEGLLEQVPADQVAVLVRSPEKAADLAARGVEVRTADYSRPETLDGAFAAGDKVLLISGSEVGQRIEQHQAVVDAAAKAGVALLAYTSVLGGDLATFRLAGEHQATEAAIRASGLPFVLLRNGWYTENYTGNLAQALEHGAVVGSAGEGRVASATREDFAAAAVAVLTTEGHENQAYELSGDTAWSFDEYAAEVAAQAGVPVVYRELTPEQHLQLLLDAGLPAPFAEILVDVDAGISRGELAVSTGDLSRLIGRPTTPLADSVGAALQK, from the coding sequence ATCATGATCGTCGTCACTGGAGCCACCGGGCTGCTCGGCCGCCTCGTCGTCGAAGGGCTGCTGGAGCAGGTCCCGGCCGACCAGGTCGCGGTCCTGGTCCGCTCCCCCGAGAAGGCGGCCGACCTCGCCGCCCGCGGGGTCGAGGTGCGGACGGCCGACTACTCCCGGCCGGAGACCCTCGACGGGGCCTTCGCCGCGGGCGACAAGGTGCTGCTGATCTCAGGCAGCGAGGTCGGTCAGCGGATCGAGCAGCACCAGGCCGTGGTCGACGCCGCCGCGAAGGCCGGGGTCGCCCTGCTCGCCTACACCAGCGTGCTCGGCGGCGACCTGGCCACCTTCCGGCTGGCCGGCGAGCACCAGGCCACCGAGGCCGCCATCCGCGCCTCGGGCCTGCCCTTCGTCCTGCTGCGCAACGGCTGGTACACCGAGAACTACACCGGCAACCTCGCCCAGGCGCTGGAGCACGGCGCCGTGGTCGGCAGTGCCGGCGAGGGCCGGGTCGCCTCCGCCACCCGCGAGGACTTCGCGGCGGCCGCCGTGGCCGTGCTGACCACCGAGGGCCACGAGAACCAGGCCTACGAGCTGAGCGGCGACACCGCCTGGAGCTTCGACGAGTACGCCGCCGAGGTGGCCGCGCAGGCCGGCGTACCGGTCGTCTACCGGGAGCTGACCCCGGAGCAGCACCTGCAGCTGCTCCTCGACGCGGGCCTGCCGGCACCGTTCGCGGAGATCCTGGTCGACGTGGACGCCGGCATCTCCCGCGGTGAGCTGGCGGTCTCCACCGGCGACCTGTCCCGCCTGATCGGCCGCCCCACCACCCCGCTGGCCGACTCGGTCGGGGCCGCGCTGCAGAAGTGA